One part of the Vicia villosa cultivar HV-30 ecotype Madison, WI unplaced genomic scaffold, Vvil1.0 ctg.000359F_1_1, whole genome shotgun sequence genome encodes these proteins:
- the LOC131627373 gene encoding uncharacterized protein LOC131627373 isoform X2, with amino-acid sequence MDLIELWAIFGPGVAGAVFGAGWWIWLDAVVCSSTTVPFLHYLPGGLMFNCVRKEDIDYSPYDEGEWRLKLWLFIAYVVSFVSLAGSAGLLIQDSLDKSAPSVWAGVAGVLQCVFVLISGLIYWTAHPE; translated from the exons ATGGACTTGATTGAATTATGGGCGATTTTCGGCCCTGGCGTCGCCGGCGCTGTTTTCGGTGCCGGCTGGTGGATCTGGCTCGACGCCGTCGTATGCAGCTCCACAACCGTTCCCTTCCTCCACTATCTTCCTG GGGGTTTGATGTTCAATTGCGTTAGAAAAGAAGATATTGATTATTCTCCTTATGATGAAGGAGAGTGGAG GCTGAAGCTGTGGCTCTTCATCGCATATGTTGTGTCCTTTGTTTCTTTAGCTGGATCAGCGGGTTTACTTATCCAAGATTCACTTGACAAATCTGCCCCATCCGTGTGGGCTGGAGTTGCAGGCGTTTTGCAGTGTGTTTTTGTCTTGATCAG TGGACTGATTTATTGGACTGCTCATCCTGAATAA
- the LOC131627373 gene encoding uncharacterized protein LOC131627373 isoform X1, which translates to MDLIELWAIFGPGVAGAVFGAGWWIWLDAVVCSSTTVPFLHYLPGIFASLGGLMFNCVRKEDIDYSPYDEGEWRLKLWLFIAYVVSFVSLAGSAGLLIQDSLDKSAPSVWAGVAGVLQCVFVLISGLIYWTAHPE; encoded by the exons ATGGACTTGATTGAATTATGGGCGATTTTCGGCCCTGGCGTCGCCGGCGCTGTTTTCGGTGCCGGCTGGTGGATCTGGCTCGACGCCGTCGTATGCAGCTCCACAACCGTTCCCTTCCTCCACTATCTTCCTG GAATTTTTGCATCTCTAGGGGGTTTGATGTTCAATTGCGTTAGAAAAGAAGATATTGATTATTCTCCTTATGATGAAGGAGAGTGGAG GCTGAAGCTGTGGCTCTTCATCGCATATGTTGTGTCCTTTGTTTCTTTAGCTGGATCAGCGGGTTTACTTATCCAAGATTCACTTGACAAATCTGCCCCATCCGTGTGGGCTGGAGTTGCAGGCGTTTTGCAGTGTGTTTTTGTCTTGATCAG TGGACTGATTTATTGGACTGCTCATCCTGAATAA